The genomic window CGCGTCACGTCGCGATCTTCGAAATTAGAATTCATGCATTAGCGGACCGTTATGTGGGCCAGCGGGGTCAAATTCAGGGGTTTCAACCGCAGGAATTGCAACGACTCAGATCCCAATAAGGATCTGGGTTAGGGTCTTTTTCGACAAGTTACGTCACTGGGATGCCCCGTTGAATGCCGAATATCTTTTTCCGGCGGCAACTGGGAAGACGGGATAGAATATAGATCTACCGTACATTGATTAACCCACTTGAGTAAGCTGTCATAAGAAAATCCGGAGTTGCAGACTCTCTCTCTCGGATGCCATTTATCTATAAGTTTGTGTGGAATACGCTCGGAGTTACCCTTACAGACACAGCACCCAGGTCGGTCATTTTAATCTAAGGTGAAGGAGACCGTAAATCAACTTGCCAGGGCAAATCTATTCCAGGCTTTAGCTGGCAAGAAACCCGAGATGATACTTTAAGCTACAAATTTTAAGATTCGTATGCCCGTGTTTCAGTAGTAGTACTTGGTATCAAGAGAATCACCATGGCCGATATTGTGAGTTTGATATTTAGTGCAGTTTCAATGCTGATGAATAAAATACGTAATCACATGTATCGGATTACCGGTAAATTTCTTATGTATGAGGATTCAAGTGTCAAATGTCAGCGCCAAATCAGATGAATACATATCCAGGTACCGAGTCAAGACTTGACCCGAGTCTTTGGTTCGGTCGAATGTGGATGATTCAGCTGCGGAACGATGCCGTCATTTGATGTGCTCTCTTGCCTCTATTCCCACTTCCGAGGGAATTCTTCAACTGGTACCGGTACTGCGACTGACTATCTGCCAGCCTGGGTgtctccatgccaaagtcTAAGAAAACATACAGtaattaggtacctagtagAGTAGGTCAGTGATCTGAATCGTGTATTGCTTGGAAACTTGTTAAGGAGTGGGGTATTACGCAGGATTACCTAAACTAGTAGGTGCATGTCTGTTTTTGCTTATTGATCTTGGAGGAGAAGGCGAACTAACAGCGGATAATCCCGCCATAGGTTGGTAGCTATGACGTCTGAATATGGTAAAATGTGCCAAATGGACAAACTTTATGTAGAAACATAAAGACAACGAACAAAACAAACGAGGTGCTGTTGTCAATCTCAAATCATCTCAGAATATTACGAAAAGCTGCTACTCTACAACCACGAACGTCTCCTACCCGCAAACTATAAGCTGTCGTCAAACCATACAAATTAATAACACAAAAATCAACAGAAATGTCTGCCAAAAGCGTACTAATCCTCGGCGGGAGTAAGTTGTCTCACCGCACATACCCTTAACTGGTGTGACATTGATAGTGTATTAACATATACCCCCCTCCCTACCACTTCAAGACGGCAAGATCTCAAAGATCCTCACTCCCATCCTGCTGAACAAGGGATGGAGTGTCACGAGCGTAATCAGGAGTGAGGATCAAGTGGCGGGCATAAAGGCTCTTGCACCCTCCTCAGCCAGCCAGCGCCTCAAGGTCCTCGTTCACAGTGTCGAGGATGTCAAGAGCGAAAGCGACGCAAAGTCAGTACTACAGGAGTCGAAGCCAGACTACGTCGTGTGGTCGGCAGGTGCCGGTGGAAAAGGACCCGCATCGCGGACGTTTAGTGTGGACCGAGACGCGGCCATCTACTTTATCAAGGCGTAAGTTTCTCATAATCATGGCCACTGTTTGTCAAAGATGGAGCATCGAGTGCATAGCGCCATAAACAAAACAGCTGCTGACAATGCCACCCCTCCAGATCCGCCGCTTCACCTACTGTCAAGCGCTTCCTGATGGTCTCATACCTGGGCTCGCGCCGCGGCAAGCCATCGTGGTGGAATGACGAGTCGTGGGCGGCCATGCAAAAGGTCAACACCGAGGTGCTGCCTAAGTACTACGAGGCCAAGATCGCAGCTGACGAGGTTCTATACCGAGAGTCGCGCGCTCGCGGTCGCGACTTTGTCGGCATTAACTTGCGACCCGGCACGCTCAGCGACGAGCCGGCGGGCAAGGTAGAGCTCGGCAAGACGGGCAAGGCTACTGGCAATGCGAGCCGAGCCAGCGTCGCCGAGGTGGCGGCGGAGCTGCTGGCGCTGGGGGACAACGCGATCGGGAACTGCTGGATTGATATGATGGACGGGCAGGAGgatgttgctgctgcggtTAGCAGGGTCGCCAAGGAAAAGGTTGATTGCGCCGAGGAAGAGCCTGTGTTTGAAGAGAAGTAGACTTTCttcgttgttttttttttaagatAGACAAATAATTTAATGATTTGATGTGCTGGCTGAGTACCATCTCGCAACCTTGTCCTCGGTCAAAGTTTTCTGTCTACCCTGTACTCAGCCTGGAGGTAAGCAACGACGACTTTTCCCTATCGGCAATTTCAGCCAACACCACGAATTGTTTCGTCCCTAGATACGCACTCAGTGAAATATATTAACGTGTTCTATTGCACATGAAAGTGACCCATCGATGGTTGGTGCGGAGTCGGAGACGGAGCAAATACAAAAGCTTCAAGTTGTGACGCAAATCAATCAGTTTCTTTACCTTGGGTTGTTGAGATGCGGGGAAATCGAACTTTGTTTGCGCTCCGATTTACTACTTTGCCCCAAACCCAAGGTGCGGAGCCTCGGTAGCTCCTGACGCTTACTCCAACGGACTTTTGGATGAACAAGGCCCAATATGCTGGGTAAGAAACCTCGGCACTGGAGAGCTCTGCATTGTTTGGGTTGATGAGAGAGTTTCATCATTTGCTGGAGCTCATACCAATAATTACACCCAATATTCCCATCATATAGTTAAATTATCACAAAAAATCCTAGCAGCATTACGTGTATTACATCTACTGACATCCATCAAAAAAACATCGGTACCTTTTGATACCAAGCGAACATTACATCGAAAGACCATGGTCCAGCCACGCCGACCAATTAGAATCGCCAATGTCAGCGGCTGTACTGGTGATGGCCCCCTTGCGCTCAGGAGAGCTGTCCGCGAGGGACCGGTCGATGTGATCACGGCCGACTACCTTGCCGAGGCCAACAATGGTAAGGCCCGTAACAGTAGCCGTATGCAAATGCCTATATTGTGGATATGGGCTTAAAACTGCATCCTCGTCGATTATACACAAACACTCACCTGATACATCTACTAATACTCCCTAAACTtctgccccccccccccatcgCCAGCATGGCTCGCCCTCGAAAAGCGACAAGACCCCAACAAGGGCTACGAGCCGGGCTTCCTCCGCCAGCTGGACCGCGAGACGGCCCACATCATCGCCAAAAATGGCATCAAGGTGGTgcacgacggcggcgcgctGAACCCAGAGAGCATGGCCCGCGAGACCAGGGCGCTTCTCCACTCGTACGGCGTGACGGGCCTCAAGATCGCCTACGTCGACGGCGACAACGTCATGGGCATGCTGGAGCAGCTCAAGGCGCCCGGGAAGGCCGCCAAGCACCTCGACGTCGAGGGAAGGacactctccgacatcgacaaGCCCGTGCTGAGCGCGAATGCGTACGTCGGCATGGGCGGGATCGTGGCTGCATTGAAGTTGGGCGCCGACATTGTCATCTCTGGGAGGTGTTGCGATGCGAGCCCCGTTATGGGTAAGAGGCGTGCCTGCGCAAGAGGTCGCAAAGAAAACCGAGGTGGCAGTGATAAGAAAACCTGCTTTAGTCCTGACGGCATAGCTGATGAGAAAAAATTAATTGCAGGAGCCGCGGCATGGTGGCATAACTGGTCGGAGACCGACTACGACCGCTTGGCCGGTGCACTTATTGCTGGACGTATGCGAGAAGTATTCCCGCGTTTTGCGTTGATCCAGTGCTGGTTGATCAGGTGCCGGACTGAAGCTGACACCATCTGTCATTCTCTATCCCACCTAGACATTATTGAATGTGGATGTTATGCCACAGGCGGTAACTTTTCTGGCTTCAAACATATCCCAGACAACTATGACCAAGGATTTCCAGTTGCCGAGATAGCAAACGATGGTACCTTTGACATCTTGCTGCAGGATGGCGCTAGGGGACTGGTCAGCAAAGATACAGTCACCGCGCAGCTGGTGTATGAGATTCAGGGGCCATTTTACCTCAACCCAGACGCTGTTGCAGATTTGCGAGGTGTCAAAATTAAGGAGAGCGGAAAGAACCGGTAAACCGATACTCCTCCCCACCATCCCAAGAGGCATTTATCCCTTTAACACAAAAGTTTTGCCACAGCGTCACCGTCTCTGGGATAACAGGCTCGCCACCCCCTCCAACTACCAAGCTTGCCATCTGCACGCTGGCCGGCTACCAGCTCGAGATTTATCTCTTTGCATCCGGGCTGGACATACCCGAGAAGCTGGCCTCGCTCCGCAGGCAGCTGGACGAGATCATCGAGAACAGGGCCGACTACACCGTCCTCCGCGTCGACCAGTATGGTGTGCCTCAGCACGACGCCCCTACCGAAGCTCTTGCCACGTGCACATTCCGCGTCTTTGCGCAGGCAGACCGCGCCGAGACGCTGGCCACGCTTCCCAGGACCATCGGAGGCTATACGGTCCTGGGCGGATACTGTGGGATGCACATGTGTCTGGATGTGCGCATGGTAAGGAAGACGTCCTGATTTGAGTTGTGTGACTTGCCGTTGCCTGTAGCAAGTTTCTAGCATAGCTTCTCCCATGCGCTTGCCGGCTCCTGTCAAAGCTGACGCTAGAATGTCACAAACAAACACAGCTCCAACCCAGGCCATATGTCAACTACGAGCCCTTCCTGATCCCCTACACCGACGTCTCCCTCCGGGTGACAGTCGATTCCCAGCCGTCTACGATCGCACGACCACCCCCAAAAACTCAGGCCTTTACATGCCAAATCTCATCCGACTCCCGCGAGCCGCACcgcgccctcgcccacggcCCGACGGCGCGCGCACACCTGGGCACGCGGGTGCACGCGCGCTCGGGCGACAAGGGctccaacgccaacgtcggcttctgggtgctcgaggacgacgagtaCGAGTGGCTGCGCTCGTTCCTGTCCGTCGCGCGGCTGCGGGTGCTGCTGGGCGACGAGGACCGCGGTGCCAGGTGGGAGATTGAGCGGTTCGAGATCCCGGGCCTCAGGTGCGTGCACTTTCGAGTCATTGGGATCTTGGACGGCGGCATCAGCTCCACTTGGAGACAGGATGGGTTGGCTAAGAGTTTTGGGGAATTTTTGCGTAAGTCTCTtcatctttttcttttcctcatGTTTTTTGCATTTCCGTCGGTCTATcacatacgaccatacccactggaatatacgggatcccgtccgctctcccatagtcaaaccagtgagggccgaactagtactcaggtgggtgaccactggggaatcctcggtgttatatgtttttatttttttgttcgtgacccgctatttttattttaccaAAGGTACTGGTAGTTCCGGTACCTTTTCTTCTCCATGTATTTGTGGTATGCAGAGAGTAATGGTTTTTTGTCTGCTAAAAATAACccccttttctttctgtTAATCTTGCCACCGTTTGCGGGGCAATTGCTCGAGAAAGACAGACTCTACATTCTGCAGTTCTAACCAGATTATTGGACAACAAAAGGCGCGAGAGTTGTGGATATGCCGACCAAGTTCCTCGAAAGAGGCATCATTTCCGGTGGACGGGTGGCTGAGCCACCGTCGACAGCCGTGTCTCGTCTGTAGGCTGCCGGCTATGTTTTAAGGGACTCTGTATACACGAATAAGAAAGTCAACTACATAAAATGGTGTTATTGAGACAGTCGCCTAGCCATTATAGGCTAGTTAGGACCTTTGATACAGATTACAGGCTCTGGTCTGCTTCCATTATGCCCTCACCTTGTAACACTGGTCGCCTCTTTGTACTTGTTTCTTCCAACTCTCTACAGTTCTTGTCAGGACGCAGTTGACACCTACCAGTAGAAACCACAGACACAGACATGTGGCCAACGAGCTCTTATCGGCACACGCGAGCGTATATGAAAAATGGTGTAGATTGACAAAGAAGAATCGAAAGATGCAACAAAATAAACCTCAGAAACCAACGAGACCGGCAACAGAATTCTGCGAGGGCTATGCGCGAGACAGCCAGATCTCATGAAAGGAAGAGAAAGAAGTCTATATACAGATTAGCTTTGTTttttaaaaaagaaaagatgacAAAATTTCCCTGAACCCACCcgcaaacaaaaacaaaacaaaacataaCGTCTATCGTAGCAGATGTGACCCGGCTGGAACGTATTTCTCGATCGAGTTCCCCAAAGATCGCCTGGTACAAGGTCCGCTACGACCAAGGGCGTCAGGGCTAAGGAAGCCAGCTACAGACTCGATGACAAACGCAGTCCAGGCTTCTGAGGTCATCCACATGTTCATTCCCTTGTCATAGGCGGGTGGATCACGCCATGAAGTTCCGGAAAGCCCGGGGGACATTTTCAGAGACATCCTGTCGTCGGTTGCGCTGCCTGCGGTTGCGGAAGTTGTTCTTGCCGAAGTTGCCGCCGAAGTTGCCACCGTTGTTCTGACCACCGTTGTTCTGACCACCGTTGTTCTGACCACCGTTGTTCTGACCACCGTTGTTCTGACCACCGTTGTTCTGACCACCGTTGTTCTGACCACCGTTGTTCTGACCACCGTTGTTCTGGCCGTTGTTGTTCTGGCCATTGTTGTTCTGACCATTGTTGTTCTGGCCATTGTTGTTCTGGCCATTGTTGTTGCCCTGTCCGTTCGCCGTAACTGTAAACTTCTGGCAGTCATCCTGGGACCCACGCTGAGCGACAGGCATAATGACGGGCTGATGGTTGGAGCCCGAGGTCAGGGTGCAGACACGGTAGTTACCGGCCGGGAGACCACCCTCAACCGTCGCGGCCAGCAGACCTTGGCCATTGCCAGCATCGTCAATGCCCTTGAAGAAGGCGAACTGGGTCGGGTCAGGAGGCTGAGTGGGGTTGAGACTGTTGCCCAGATCCTGTACCGTGACGTGAGTGTGACCGATGATCTGCCCCTGGCCGTTGAGCTTTTGCGGAGCCGTATAGTACGTCGCCACAGCGTTGGTGAAGGAGCCAGCCTGCAGGTTGATcgtctggacctggatctGGAAATCCTGCCCCTCAGGGATGTTATCGCCCATCTTGGGGTTGATGATGACGCTGGCTACCATGTTCTGCTTGGATGGGATTTGACCCATGGCTGTTTGATTCCATTGGTTAGCTTAAAAAGTCTGGTTGCCAGGTTTGTTTCCAGGAGGACTCACGAATGCCGTTGCAGGATCCATCGACAAGTTGCAGACCGTTGGTAAGTGTCTGGCCGGCACAGAAGTTGATGAAGTTGTTCTGTGAGACGTCGGACTGAGCCTGCGCGTCATTTGCACCTATCGCATCACTGCCATCAAAGAAGGAGCCGGACTGGACTGCGTTTGGTGCCAGCTGTGTAGCATCACCACCGTTGTTattattgttgttgttctggccattgttgttgttgttgttgttctgaGCCAATGCCAACGTGGAGAAGAGCGCCACAGCGCTGAGAACCTTTCGAGAAACCATCCTGCCCCAGTAGCTGACTCGAGAAAGCGAATGTATGAATGATCCGAAACTATTTTGGATTAAATATATAAAAGAGCGCGTACGAATGGAATGGAATGTGAGATTCACGGTCAACGTGATCTTCTTCTCTTGACTGGCAAGACAGAATAGAAACGAAAATAAAAGAGAGgatgagaagaagaaggtggAGAAGAGAACCCAGAACCGAAGGGCAGTCtgggaggaagaggaggataTATTGGGTGCGTGACTTTGCCTGCCTGGCCGATCATGGCGCCCAAGAGTATGTAGGGTATAAAATATTTCCGCTTGGCAGTCCGGGCGGCATGACAGGGGAGAAGGAAAGGGCGGCGATCTCCAACGTGTGAACCAGAGACAGCGGGTATTGCGTAGAGACAAGAgagggattttttttcttcccaaaGTGGGCGCGTGGGTGATGCATAGGAAGATGGCGATCCCGGCTGCGCATGGAGAGGTTGAAACTGGATGTGCCAGCCGCCCTAAACAGAGCCAAGAACAAGGCCTCTGCAGCACCAAAAGGCTGCGAAAACAATCTGGCTCTGGATGTGACAACGCACGGGTGACAGGGCGGTGCGGCTGATGTTACAGTAAAAGATGTACccggaggttttggcccacGTTTCTTTGCGACTTGTTGAATGGAAAGAAGTTGCAAGAAGCAACTTACTTGGTGATACGCtcggcggtagcggttaaaGGCTGGCCTTGGGAGGATGTGAAGGTGAAGCACGCCTCCTGTGTAGGAGGACGATGAAAATATATGCTGAAGCCTACCGTTACATCCATGTTTATTTGTATTTTCTCTACTGCCGAACACCTCTGGTGTCCGTCTCATGAGCTTCCATCCGGTAAGACGTCGATGACTGTATCCTGCCAGCTATTCATGTTACCACGTCTGCCAGGGCCAAACCTAGAATGAGATTAATTCTAGAACCTGGGATACCTTGGACTTCAACCGGGCGGCCAGATAAAGCTCCATATGAAAAGCCTCCGAAAACGTGGGGATATAAATAAGCTTATGTGTGTAGCATACTGACTGCAGGGTCGTCCTGGGGACTCGACAGAATAGATCCAGTTCTAGTCTATCGAGCCCTATAAGGTTTGGTGCCGATCGACATGTTCGGACGAGTTCCTGTAGGAGCTCAATAGAGAGGCCAGGCAGTTTGGTTGGGTGGGAGCAGTGCGCAAGGGTAAGGATAAAACCGCCAATGAAACCCAACCCCTTGTGCTACTGGGCCGGGTCCATGGTGGTCATAAACTCGAAACTTGATCACATCGGTTCCGGTCATCATCCATGAACAAAACCAAGTCTTGGCGTACGAAGGCATTGTCTGGGCTTTGGAATTTGATTGAAATTTTTTGTCCAGGAGAAAGCCTTCTCCAAACATTGATTCCGAGAAAGCGCGCACGTTTGGTACGATCCATTGTCAAATTTGATGACATGGCTTTGAATCGCCAAAATTTGAAGAGGAAAACGCATGGATGAACAAACCAGCCAGCAGGTCTTGAGGTAGAGTGGCTGTTCGAGACTGCCTCAATATCCGACAGGGCTTTAGTTCAAGGCGCGATCTAAAATCAGGGCGCCATTTGATGTAAACGACAGACGTTTGCACCGCAGCTGGTGTACTGTACGGTGTTGGTTCGTTGAGGGGTTCGTTTGCCTGTCCCGGATGGCGGGTGACAGGGTTTGATCACCCGGCAGTCGAAACACCGAGCAGTATGAGAAGTAAAGAAAGGGAAGGGAGCTTAGGGCCGTCAAaataacagaaaaaaaaaaccaatacTTGTAGGATGTGCTGTGCCTGCAACGTCAGCAACTGTCATCAATAATAGGCAGGTAAGCAATAAAGGTGGTTTGACGTCTTTGGACGTGAAGTACTTTTACAAAGTATTAAACAAGCTGCAGCGACAACGACCAAGCTAAGAGGAAGACACATGTACTGTACCGTAGTCTCTGACAAACCCCATGAATTGCACCTGCAGTAATGGAACTCACCCTCGATCGGCTGATTGGTTGTCGGACCAGTTTGTGCTCTCAAAACGCAAAAGGAGCTAGTTCTAGTATCGCGCAGTGTTTCCTGCGATGCAACTAAAGGGCGTTGGCACCGAGTTGAACCAAGATTGATCAAGTCGCACATGGGATCAGTAGCAGACAGTCCAGTGATCACCAAGTGGTGGGGAGGAAGGTCCGGGCCGGCCTCTACCGTGATGTCCCCGCTGGCCCACTCCACCTTTTGCGGTGCGGCACCGCGtagttacctaggtaccttagggaCCTAGTGTTTCTCTTCACACCGACCAATCTGATCTCATCACCTTAACTAGTTCTACGGAGTAATTACGTTGCAATTACTGCGATTACTTTTATACCGCAGGCACAAATGGGGCGGTATTAAAAATTCAGCCTAATTTTCGTCTTACAAATAAACAATCGGGAAGGCAAAATTCGGAACGCCGTAACTATGTACTCCGAGTCCCCGTCGGCTGGTATAGCAGCGCCGTGTGTATCACTTGTTGAACGCAAGAAAATGCGACCGATGCGGTATGTGGACCCTTCAAATTCAAAAGGCAGAACCCTTAATCTTTACTTCGCACTTCTCAATTAGGGTATCTGGCCgcttgcagaaaaaaaaaaaaaaaaacctagcCAAGCAACTAAAATTTTTGGTAGCCGACCACATAGATGGGACTATTCGCGCTAAGGCGTTGACGAGTGAATGAATTGATTCCACagaaggacaaaaaaaaaaaaaaaaaaaaagtaactcGGGAGCTCCATGGACTCTTTCTATCCTGGCGGATCCTGTGATCAATAGAGCTTTACTGTAAATTCCGTCGGTGTCCGGGTTACCTGGGCTGGAAAGATAACCGAAAATTTTCATCTCATCATGCAGTGAGCAGAGTCATAAAGCCCGCATGGAGCCCACATCTTTGCCCACGCATCGAGCATCAGCATCCACTTGCCCGCCCTCCTGGAAACAAAACTTTCAGCCATTCGACTCGCCAGATAACTTCCAATCAACCCTGGTGCTGTTACCAGCTGTTCCGCTCAGCTCAAAAAAACTCGTGCGCCACCAAAGAATATCAGTTCAGCACTATCTCCGGAAACTTTTGAAGAGGCATCTCGGCTCAACAGCATATAATAAAAATGGCTACATCACCCACAGAACAGCGTGCTGGAAAGCGTCCACGTAAGTTTTGACCCCAAAACTCCCAATTGCGATCGGAAAGCTTGTCTGCAGCTCTGCAATGTCCCAAGTCAACGACCTACTTTGGCTGCGAGTATAAAATCTGTAGTCATTCCAAGAGACCAACAAGGCATCCCATCCATTCGCTTGAAGCGGAAAATCGCATGACTATTTCCGAGGGAGAGCGATCTGGATGCATACTTCTTTCGGGGTTTTGCATTTCCCCGCCATCGTGTCTGCCTCGATACAACTTATCATAATATCGGGGTAAAAACAAACTGGCGGGGCCTTTTGCTTTTTGACCACTCGCCAAGACGCAAGCAAGGCTGCTCTTGAACGGTGTTCGTATCGGAGTTGAGACAGAGCAGacgaaactttttttttcccccgagCCTTGACTGACGCTGCATCTGTTTGTCTCTTTTCAAACATGGCAGGAACCCAATCGCTTCCTCCCCCAGAGCTCCCGCAGCTGGTGGCCGAGCAGCACCAGCCCATTCCCTCCTCCGACAAAGATTCCCGCCGCCTGATTGTCGTCCTCTCCAATGCAAGCCTGGAAACCTATAAGGCCTCGCACTCGGCGGGCCCCAACCGCATGGGTGCCGCCCCGCGAGAAGAGAAGTACTCTCTGCTCAACAGCGACGAGCACATCGGCGTCATGCGCAAGATGAATCGCGATATCAGCGATGCCCGTCCCGATATCACTCACCAGGTCTGCGCTCTTTCAACCTGTGCTGCATTTGCATCCAACATGCATGCCGGAGTAGTCCCATTGAAGATATTTGGCTAACCCTGTCCACGAAATCGCGCCCATCGCCGGTACTCGTATGCTCTTCTATATAGTGCCTACTTACACTGCTTGACTCGCCTATAAACAAGGCGGGCAAGTTGCAAATctacatccagaccgccaaGGGTGTCCTCATTGAGGTGTCCCCCTCGGTCCGCATCCCGCGAACATTTAAGCGCTTTGCTGGACTGATGGTCCAGCTTCTGCATCGCCTGTCCATCAGGTCGACCAACTCGCAGGAGAAGCTCCTGCGCGTGATTCAGAACCCCATAACCGACCACCTGCCACCCCACTGCCGCAAGGTAACGCTCAGCTTCGATGCCCCCGTCGTTCGGGTCAGGGACTACATCGACAGCCTGGACTCCAAGGAGAGCATATGCGTCTTTGTGGGTGCCATGGCAAAGGGTGCCGATAACTTTGCCGACGAGTACGTGGACGAGAAGATCGGTATCAGCCATTACAGCTTGTCAGCTAGCGTTGCTTGCAGCAAATTCTGCCACGCCGCCGAGGACTGCTGGGACATTCTATAAGGGAAAAGAAACCAGTGTCCCGCTAGCCAGCCAACCACCCAGCCGAAGCGATGACGTAAAGTTTTCGTGGAGTTACTCCGTTGCGGATGTATGAGGCGAAGGTGGCCAGGTCAAACTCCCACTGGATGATTAGGGAGgtatcttctttttttccttgctcTGTCCCTTCCCCAATCTTCGACTTGAGAAGGACCAGGACCGCCAAGGCTCAGGGCCGTGATACAACATCGCGGGCTGACGGGCAAAGGCAAAGTTCTCGGTATACTTGGGGTTGTCTGTTCTTTGCGCTTTCGCTGTTTTTACAACCAAAACATTCGGGCGTTCAACAACGGATCCCCAAGACGCTTTCAAGTGTCTGATGTTGCTGCCAGCTCAACACGGCCAACACTATTTCCTTTGTACACTTGCCATATGTTTTCCCTTTGCCTCATTCGTTTGCGATCGTGAACACTGTAAAGACCCCACATCCTGCCAAAGCTGAGGGCGAGCTTGACACACAACCATCTGCCTGATACTGGCATGTTTGTCCTAGTGAGGTCTCAACGGCACGGTTGATATTTGGTGGCCAGTTCAGAAGATAGGAGTTGGGTCAGCATTGTGCACTTGCATCAGCATTTTCTCCCCGGAGACTAGTGTACACGGAGTGGAAATCTGGGTCTGTTCACAGAACCACCGAAGACCACCGGGTCAGGTGCCGGAGGGACTTTCTAGGGTGGAGCTACGGAGTTCTGGGGATGCGATACTGAAATGGCGGTGGACAGATGGGATTTTGTGTTACTTGCTTTCTCTGTGTGCAGGCCGTTCTGGGCCCGCAGAGATGACTTGTCACGCTCAATGTGGTCAAAGAGTTGGAAAGAAAGAAGTGTCGTTGCGAAGGGAGCAATCTTGGGTATCCTGTAACATTACAACGCCAACAAAAAATAATTAAAAAGGGTATGACGAGAAAGCGAGAAAGCAACAACGCAAAGCGTTTCGCGAAAGCATCACCAAGTCTGACGTCGATAGGGAGCTTTGGCCGCTTCAGGGACTCTCGATTGCATCACACAGCGGCT from Pyricularia oryzae 70-15 chromosome 4, whole genome shotgun sequence includes these protein-coding regions:
- a CDS encoding NAD dependent epimerase/dehydratase; this encodes MSAKSVLILGGNGKISKILTPILLNKGWSVTSVIRSEDQVAGIKALAPSSASQRLKVLVHSVEDVKSESDAKSVLQESKPDYVVWSAGAGGKGPASRTFSVDRDAAIYFIKASAASPTVKRFLMVSYLGSRRGKPSWWNDESWAAMQKVNTEVLPKYYEAKIAADEVLYRESRARGRDFVGINLRPGTLSDEPAGKVELGKTGKATGNASRASVAEVAAELLALGDNAIGNCWIDMMDGQEDVAAAVSRVAKEKVDCAEEEPVFEEK
- a CDS encoding essential for mitotic growth 1 → MATSPTEQRAGKRPRTQSLPPPELPQLVAEQHQPIPSSDKDSRRLIVVLSNASLETYKASHSAGPNRMGAAPREEKYSLLNSDEHIGVMRKMNRDISDARPDITHQCLLTLLDSPINKAGKLQIYIQTAKGVLIEVSPSVRIPRTFKRFAGLMVQLLHRLSIRSTNSQEKLLRVIQNPITDHLPPHCRKVTLSFDAPVVRVRDYIDSLDSKESICVFVGAMAKGADNFADEYVDEKIGISHYSLSASVACSKFCHAAEDCWDIL